CACGGAGCTCAAGTCCACCTCCGTCAGCATGGAGTAAATGGCGTCGAGGTCTTGTATGGACATAACTGGCGAAGTCACCTTCCACTTGTCGCTGAACTCCAACTCCCACGCAGAGTCCAGCAAGCTCTTCCATAGGTCTTCCCCTATTGGCCTAGCGTAGTGCCTCAACAGCAACCTATCGTAAAGCGCCTCAAGCTCTGGCTCGTCTGGGACCCTGTTGGAGGCGCTTATGAGCGTCCTCAGGGGTACCTTGATCACGTTGTACCCATCGTATATTACCCTCTCGTTCAACAGGGAGAGGAGGGCGTTGAGGATAGCGGAGTTGGCGTTGAAGATCTCGTCGAGGAAGGCGAGCTCGCTCTCCGGTAACTTGTCCTTGGTTATCCTCTTGTACACCCCCTGCTTGAGGGCGTTTATGTCAAGTGCACCGAAGAGCTCGGCTGGTTCAGTGTACTTGGTGAGCAGGTACATGAAGAACTTGGCGTTCAATATCTCAGCTGCCCTCCTGGCTAAGGCGGACTTTGCTGTGCCCGGCTCCCCTATTAGCGAAACGTGCTCCTTCGTTATCAAGGCAAGGGTTATTACCTTGGCCTCCTCCTCCCTACCTACGAAGGGCGAAGACAGGGACTCAAGGAATTTCTTAGGTAGTTCTAATAGCCTATTTTCCACTACTTCCCACAATATATTTTATACATTTTTTAGCTTATAAACAAAGGTTAAAAGGGGGCAAGGAGGACGTAGACCTTTCACTGGTTCAAGTAAATTGCGGTCACGAGCAACGTTTCCCCGTTGCTGAAGCCCAAGTCAAGGGTCACGTAGGTGCCCTGAGGTACAGCGGTAGTGGGAACTAAGCACAGGGTCAGCGAGTCCACGCCAGTGTAAAGTACTACAGGGGCAGTGGCGTTCCCCCTTTCGTAAAAGGTGACGTTCTGGTTGTCCAAGGAAACGGAGACGAGGTCGACTTTTCCCGTAACCTTGAAGGTCACAGTTAGTTCGTAGTGGCCATCCCCTGTGGGAGAGATGTAGGCTGTACCAAGCTGAGTACCTACTGGGGTAGAGGATATTGCCCCGGAGAGGCCAAAGGAGAACGCGACCAATAATATGGCTATAACTATCGATGTAATGACCAGAATCAGCGTGGAAAAGGCGTTCGACAGACCCCTCTTTACTTTCGCCATACTCCGTAAAATTTTTAGGTGAATTTTTCTATAAAAATCTTCCTCTTAAAGGAACCTAGACGCTGAGGAGGTCAAATGGACTTGAGTGCCTGGTCAAGATCCTCTATCAGATCCTCGACGTCCTCAATCCCCACAGACAGCCTCAACAGCCCCTCGTTTAGCCCTATTGCCTTCCTCTCTTCCGGCGTGAGAGTCCTGTGACTCATGGTGGGAGGGTGGGAGATCAGGGAGTTAACCCCTCCCAAGCTCTGGGCCGGGATTATTATCTTCAGGGACTGCATCAACTTTAACGCGTCGTTTGTCGTCCCTCTCACGTCAAAGCTCACGACCCCGCCGTAGCCCTTCAGCACTCTCCTCGCCACGGAGTGGTCTGGGTGGGACTCGAGTCCTGGGTAGTAGACCCTCTGCACCTTGGGGTGGTCCTCGAGGAACTCCGCCACTTGTATGGCGTTCCTGTTGATCACGTCCATCCTTACCTTCAAAGTCTTTAGCCCCCTTAATACTAGGTAAGCTGGGGAGGGCTCCAGTGACGTACCCAGGGTCCTCCTCATCTGGTCTACCTTAGTCATTATAGGCGCAGGTCCTGCGGAGAGCCCCGCTATGACGTCGTTGTGCCCAGCCAAGAACTTGGACGCACTCTCCACGACCACGTCCGCCCCCAACTCCAAGGGCTTCTGATTCACAGGGGTCGCAAAGGTGGAGTCTACCACCAAGACGCTACCGTTCTCCTTGCATATCTTAGCCAAGTTCTCCACGTCGACTACACGAAGCAACGGGTTGGTTATGCTCTCCACGAACACTACCGTGTGATGCCTCTTAGCCATATCTAGGAGGTTGTCGTTTCCCGGCGGGGATACGTCGACCTTCACCCCCCAGTTCCTCAGGAAGTCCTTGGCGAACCTCAAGGACCTGCCGAACATGTCCATGGTCACGAGGAGGGAGGAACCAGGAGAGAGGAGGGAGAAGAGGGTAGTTGTTATTGACCCCATCCCCGAGGAAAAGGCCGCGCCCATCTCCCCGCCCTCTATCTCGGCGAACTTCTTGGCGAGCTCCGCCGTTGTAGGGTTTACCTCCCTCGAATAGCGGTACTTCTCGCCCTTGGGGAACCTAAAGGCTGTTGACTGAAATATTGGGGTAGTAATTGCCCCTGTCTCGTCGTCGTAGGTCTCCCTGGAGATCTTAGTCCCTTCTCTCAACCCTTACCCCCTCCGCCAGCTCAGTCTTCAGGAAATTGCAGTTAATCCCAAAGGACTTGCAAACCTCCCTTGAGGACGACACAATTCCCTCTACGTCAGTCCTCTCGTCGTAGAGGACAAGGATTGAGGGACCTGCACCGCTGACGCAGACGCCCACGGCGTCCCTCTCCAACGCGACCTCCTTCACCTTATTGTAGTGCGGGAAGAGGGGAAGCCTTGCCACCTCAAAGACGTCATCGTTGAGGCCCCGCTTTACGAGGTCCCTGTCGCCCTTGGTCAGGCCCACTATGAGGGAGACCAAGTACCTGGCGTTGCCGACGTACTTTTCCAAGGGCACGGAGGAGGGCAACATCTCCCTGGCCTTCTTCGTCTTCCCCTCGCCTCCCTTCTCTGGAACAATCAGGAGGAGCTTGAAGTGAAGGGAGTTGGGGACCCTGACGACCCTCGTGGGAGAAGTAGAGGTAACTGCCACTATCCCGCCAAACGTGCTCGCGGCCACGTTGTCGGGGTGAGGAGAACCGGAGGAGGCTATCTCGCCAAGCTTGGCGAACTCAACCTGCTCGTCGGGGCTCAAACCGAGGTCGAGGAGCTCGTTAACCGCTGCGACGGCGGCTGAGGCAGAGGCGCCACTGCTCCCGAGGCCGAGGCCGTAGGGTATACCTTTTTTTACTAATAATGAAATTTCTGCCTTTATTCCAAGCGTTTCTAACAATTTCTTCACTGCGTAACCTGCGGAATTCTTTTCAACGTCCTGTGGCGTGTCTGACGATATAACTGAAACCTTTAGCTCGCCCCTCCCCTTCAGTTCTGCGGTCACCTGGTCGTAGAAGGCCTTATGGGCCATTGAAAGCACGTCAAAGCCCGAACCCAAGTTCGCGGAACTTGAAAACGCCTTGGCAGTAACTGACATACCTTGTGGTCTACCTCTTTCACATATAAGATTTATTGAATTGAACAGTTTTAAAAAATTCCTCACTGGAATTTCCCTATCCTGCTCACAACGTAAATCCTCTCGGTAAAGGCCCTCTGCCCCTCGATGTACCCCCTGGGGGCGTACACCTTTGCCCTTCCCAAGAAGTAGGGAGCGGTGGAAGGGGACTTGAGCCTCACCGAGGGGTTTTTGACTAGCCTGCTCATCCCCACCCACTCGTGGTAGCCCACCTCCTCCCCCTCGCCGTTAACTAGGACGTCCCTGTCAAAGGAGTACGTGTAGTCCTTTGGCTCGCACACGAGGGAGCTCACCACCAGGACTTCCCCTACACCCTTCTCCAACGCCTTGCACGCGGGATAGGAGCCTAGGAATACCTTCCTCAGCTCCACGTCCTTGAAGGACACGTCCTCCTCCCCCAGCAGGGTGGGCGGTACTTCCTTGACCTTCACCACGACCTCAGCCTCCTGGTCCTCCTCCACCCTCGCCCCAGGAGGGAGGACTATGTAGCCGTCTGCAGAGGAGAAGGTACCTATCATGTGGCTGTCAAATGGTACTGAGAGGAAGTAGAGCGAGTCCTTACCGTGTAGGAGGTACACAGGTAGGTAGGTGAACCTCCTCTTGTCCCCCTCTGCAGGCAACAGCGCCTTTGCCTTCACCTTTGCCTCCTCCCTCTGCCCTAGGGACGCCATCCTGTCTAGGTACTTCCTTATTACTTGTTCGTAGACCATGATGGTGGACACGACGTTTCCCGGAAGGCCAAACACTGGCTTCCCCTTCACTACTGCCAGGATCGTGGGCTTTCCGGGCTTAAACTTTATGCCGTGCACAACTATTTCCCCCATCTCCCTGATTACTTGGTGCACGTAGTCCTTCTCCCCCGCGCTCGTACCGCCTGTCAGGATTACTACGTCGGCCATGGAGAGGGCGTTTTCCAACGCCTTCCTTATCTCCTCCTTGTCGTCCCTTACTAGGAAGTAGCCCACGGAAACGTAGTCCCTTAGCCTCGAGAGGAGGTAGTGAGCGTTGCTCTCGTACACCTTCCCCTTGTCCAGCTTTTCGCCTGGCTCAACGAGCTCGTCCCCCGTGACTATAACGTAGACTCTCGGAGAGTACACCTTGACTTCTTTCACCCCGACCGAGGCTAGGGCAGCCACCTTCTCCGGGGTTATTACCTCGCCCCTTTTGAGGAGCTGGAACCCCCTAGGTACGTCGCTCCCGACCCACGCGACGTTCTGGCCAAACCTTACCTTTCCCTTAACGACGACCTCGTTTCCCTTGACGTCTACCTCTTCCACCTTGACTACGGCGTTTGCCCCCTCTGGGAGGAGGGACCCCGTGTCGACCTCCACCGCCTCTCCCCTGGAGACCTTGAGCTCCTTGTACTCGCCAATGGGCACCTTCCCTACAACCCTCAGGGTGCCAGGCGTGTCCTCTGCCCTCAAAGCGAAGCCGTCAACTGTTGACCGGGAAAAGGGGGGCAAGTCAATTGGGGAGAAGACGTCCTCCGCTGATGCCTTACCTAGGGCGTCTAGGAGGGGGAGAGAGACTACAAGGGGCCTCGGAGGGAGCCTGCCCTCGAAGATAGAGAGAGCCTCCTCTGCAGATAACAGTGAATCTTCTGGAAGAATAGCCCTCATAAGGGAAAGATGGGGAAAAACAAATTTATTTTTATATGGAGATAAGGGACGCTTCCTGCAATTGCTCTAACACGGTTACTATTGGGTCCCTTATCTGAGAAGACTCGATGTTCGCCTCTTTGCTTATCTCCTCTATGATCTGGCTTACGGTCTTCTCTCCGTCACACATGTTCCACACGTAAAACGCTATGGGGGCTACCTCGTAGATCTTGTCCTCTGCGAGCTTGATAATGTAGTTCTCTCCGTCCTCAGACTTGTCTATTACCTCTCCCTTCCTAACCGGCTTTACGTCCTTTATTTCGTCGAAGTTCACTCCTCTTCTCCTCCTTCTTCGTCTTCT
The sequence above is drawn from the Candidatus Aramenus sp. CH1 genome and encodes:
- a CDS encoding MoxR family ATPase, producing MWEVVENRLLELPKKFLESLSSPFVGREEEAKVITLALITKEHVSLIGEPGTAKSALARRAAEILNAKFFMYLLTKYTEPAELFGALDINALKQGVYKRITKDKLPESELAFLDEIFNANSAILNALLSLLNERVIYDGYNVIKVPLRTLISASNRVPDEPELEALYDRLLLRHYARPIGEDLWKSLLDSAWELEFSDKWKVTSPVMSIQDLDAIYSMLTEVDLSSVKSKLLKLFAMLEEKGIHLSDRRKGKVLKLVAAHSLLNGRLRASEEDLIVLKYIAPKEIDDFEKVSALLSEELKTPIKYMRELNEIYNNIKEAGKYVDSASESDPRLIDLIRTLRATRDRVIALGKESGEEKVEQFSREVSSEIDKLLEKVAKKLGIYS
- a CDS encoding aminotransferase class I/II-fold pyridoxal phosphate-dependent enzyme encodes the protein MREGTKISRETYDDETGAITTPIFQSTAFRFPKGEKYRYSREVNPTTAELAKKFAEIEGGEMGAAFSSGMGSITTTLFSLLSPGSSLLVTMDMFGRSLRFAKDFLRNWGVKVDVSPPGNDNLLDMAKRHHTVVFVESITNPLLRVVDVENLAKICKENGSVLVVDSTFATPVNQKPLELGADVVVESASKFLAGHNDVIAGLSAGPAPIMTKVDQMRRTLGTSLEPSPAYLVLRGLKTLKVRMDVINRNAIQVAEFLEDHPKVQRVYYPGLESHPDHSVARRVLKGYGGVVSFDVRGTTNDALKLMQSLKIIIPAQSLGGVNSLISHPPTMSHRTLTPEERKAIGLNEGLLRLSVGIEDVEDLIEDLDQALKSI
- a CDS encoding homoserine kinase, which gives rise to MSVTAKAFSSSANLGSGFDVLSMAHKAFYDQVTAELKGRGELKVSVISSDTPQDVEKNSAGYAVKKLLETLGIKAEISLLVKKGIPYGLGLGSSGASASAAVAAVNELLDLGLSPDEQVEFAKLGEIASSGSPHPDNVAASTFGGIVAVTSTSPTRVVRVPNSLHFKLLLIVPEKGGEGKTKKAREMLPSSVPLEKYVGNARYLVSLIVGLTKGDRDLVKRGLNDDVFEVARLPLFPHYNKVKEVALERDAVGVCVSGAGPSILVLYDERTDVEGIVSSSREVCKSFGINCNFLKTELAEGVRVERRD
- a CDS encoding molybdopterin-binding protein; translated protein: MRAILPEDSLLSAEEALSIFEGRLPPRPLVVSLPLLDALGKASAEDVFSPIDLPPFSRSTVDGFALRAEDTPGTLRVVGKVPIGEYKELKVSRGEAVEVDTGSLLPEGANAVVKVEEVDVKGNEVVVKGKVRFGQNVAWVGSDVPRGFQLLKRGEVITPEKVAALASVGVKEVKVYSPRVYVIVTGDELVEPGEKLDKGKVYESNAHYLLSRLRDYVSVGYFLVRDDKEEIRKALENALSMADVVILTGGTSAGEKDYVHQVIREMGEIVVHGIKFKPGKPTILAVVKGKPVFGLPGNVVSTIMVYEQVIRKYLDRMASLGQREEAKVKAKALLPAEGDKRRFTYLPVYLLHGKDSLYFLSVPFDSHMIGTFSSADGYIVLPPGARVEEDQEAEVVVKVKEVPPTLLGEEDVSFKDVELRKVFLGSYPACKALEKGVGEVLVVSSLVCEPKDYTYSFDRDVLVNGEGEEVGYHEWVGMSRLVKNPSVRLKSPSTAPYFLGRAKVYAPRGYIEGQRAFTERIYVVSRIGKFQ
- a CDS encoding PqqD family protein, with product MNFDEIKDVKPVRKGEVIDKSEDGENYIIKLAEDKIYEVAPIAFYVWNMCDGEKTVSQIIEEISKEANIESSQIRDPIVTVLEQLQEASLISI